A genomic stretch from Candidatus Equadaptatus faecalis includes:
- a CDS encoding glycosyltransferase family 2 protein, with translation MKKISIVVPCYNEQEALPYFYEAVTRILSEIKCDYELVCVDDGSKDETLSLLRKFSAEDGHVSYISFSRNFGKEAAMYAGFCNADGDCVAVMDADMQDPPSLLPKMLDLLETGDYDSVATRRVSREGEPQIRSWFARRFYEIINKISDADIVDGARDFRLMKRSMSGAIVAMSEYNRFSKGIFGWIGFKTCWLPYENIERVAGETKWSFWKLFKYALDGIINFSEAPLSIASWFGVLITVLEGLFLLFIVIRKLCFGDPVQGWASQICLTAFIGGVQLFCMGIIGQYLAKTYAETKNRPHYIISETNREGTKLIK, from the coding sequence ATGAAAAAAATTTCAATTGTTGTACCGTGCTATAACGAACAAGAAGCACTGCCTTATTTTTACGAGGCAGTTACAAGGATTTTGTCGGAAATAAAGTGTGATTACGAACTGGTCTGTGTTGACGATGGTTCAAAGGACGAAACACTGTCACTGCTCAGAAAATTTTCCGCTGAGGATGGACACGTCAGCTATATTTCCTTTTCACGCAATTTTGGAAAAGAAGCGGCGATGTATGCCGGTTTTTGCAATGCGGACGGGGATTGTGTGGCGGTAATGGACGCTGATATGCAAGACCCGCCGTCTCTGTTGCCGAAAATGCTTGATCTTCTTGAAACGGGCGACTATGACAGTGTTGCTACAAGGCGCGTTAGCAGGGAGGGCGAACCTCAGATACGCTCGTGGTTTGCGAGAAGATTTTATGAAATAATAAACAAGATTTCAGATGCCGATATAGTTGACGGAGCACGCGATTTCAGGTTGATGAAACGCTCCATGTCGGGCGCTATTGTCGCAATGAGCGAATATAATCGTTTTTCAAAGGGAATTTTCGGCTGGATAGGGTTCAAAACCTGCTGGCTGCCTTATGAAAATATTGAAAGGGTCGCCGGCGAAACAAAGTGGAGTTTTTGGAAACTGTTCAAATATGCTCTTGACGGAATTATAAATTTTTCTGAAGCGCCGCTGAGTATTGCCTCGTGGTTTGGTGTGCTGATTACAGTTTTGGAGGGTCTTTTCCTTCTGTTTATCGTAATCAGGAAACTCTGTTTTGGCGACCCTGTTCAAGGCTGGGCATCGCAAATCTGTCTGACAGCTTTTATCGGCGGTGTACAGCTTTTTTGTATGGGTATAATAGGTCAGTATCTCGCCAAGACTTATGCTGAAACCAAGAACAGACCTCACTATATAATTTCCGAAACGAATAGAGAGGGGACAAAGCTTATAAAATAA